A region of Arabidopsis thaliana chromosome 5, partial sequence DNA encodes the following proteins:
- the ALF4 gene encoding aberrant root formation protein (ABERRANT LATERAL ROOT FORMATION 4 (ALF4); CONTAINS InterPro DOMAIN/s: Uncharacterised protein family, YAP/Alf4/glomulin (InterPro:IPR013877); Has 56 Blast hits to 55 proteins in 23 species: Archae - 0; Bacteria - 12; Metazoa - 4; Fungi - 0; Plants - 37; Viruses - 0; Other Eukaryotes - 3 (source: NCBI BLink).): MVKFAIINTLTVNETWAKLKSFGVMESSIEGSSESTTVTTSPSRRVRELLALCFSSVEEAGGFQDFESFVTELVSCLDSLYENVALDANNELENDVIEEVLDEILKVLSSPQMDQDVIDALSFHLPKVTSKFADISSRCLQLVEEIVDRFVEACNPRDMLSILCEALDAARCYHSASTCSTPLLHGLSKVFILIQRRHYEQLKVAVPIVLNVLKDISLETDVQVEDLFDKALGIASSIRDVSSKLNNEEEAKVRCLLCLYVIQITAIISVSIRDKAASCIPLVIQLEPFLTSCGLTHLGLITGNDTEKLMSTVAGDDDEFITSFPDISLGASLLFICAKISHEVAEAANAVLGSVVDELQNNPVKRWQAYGMLKYILSSGDLLWEFKRHAIEFLLDITKGVTSSQCNDEQIDCSDYTPGIYATLQVLSDIPAPHRFDVLRALVTNSRSPSMTAILLGLVKDSMSKSSLQDTDCAAVDTHVIELVELVLRPPQGGPPLLPDQSDAILAALNLYRFALLFESRECEAGKERSKVGSDILSKKNLEKAYKEWLLPLRTLVSCSIAENLKEDHGQESSLDDVGLLNPIELVLYRCIELVEEKLKSH; this comes from the exons ATGGTTAAATTCGCGATTATTAATACTCTCACTGTGAACGAAACTTGGGCGAAATTGAAAAGTTTTGGCGTTATGGAATCGTCCATTGAAGGGAGCTCCGAGTCAACTACTGTCACTACTTCTCCTTCGCGTCGTGTACGAGAACTTTTAGCTTTGTGTTTCAGT TCAGTTGAAGAAGCCGGAGGATTTCAAGACTTTGAGAGTTTTGTGACAGAACTTGTCAGCTGTTTGGATTCTTTGTATGAGAACGTAGCTTTGGATGCTAACAATGAACTGGAGAACGATGTTATTGAAGAAGTATTAgatgaaattttgaaagttttatcaTCTCCTCAAATGGATCAG GATGTTATAGATGCACTGTCATTTCACTTGCCAAAAGTAACTTCCAAGTTTGCAGACATATCAAGCAGATGTTTACAGTTAGTTGAGGAAATCGTTGATCGGTTTGTGGAAGCATGCAATCCACGGGATATGCTTTCAATTCTTTGTGAG GCACTCGATGCTGCACGGTGCTATCATTCAGCCTCCACTTGTTCTACTCCTTTATTGCATGGGCTCTCTAAAG TATTTATTTTGATCCAGAGGCGTCACTACGAGCAATTAAAGGTTGCAGTTCCAATTGTCCTGAACGTTTTGAAGGACATTTCATTGGAAACAGACGTGCAAGTTGAAGATTTATTTGATAAGGCTCTAGGCATTGCCTCTTCAATTCGAGACGTTTCTTCAAAACTG aataacgaagaagaagcaaaagtcCGTTGTCTACTTTGTCTCTATGTGATACAGATAACG GCTATTATTTCAGTTAGCATCAGAGACAAAGCGGCCTCTTGTATTCCTCTGGTGATTCAGTTAGAACCGTTCTTGACATCCTGTGGTTTAACACATCTTGGTTTAATCACGGGGAATGACACTGAAAAATTAATGAGCACGGTTGCTGGAG atgatgatgagtttatCACCTCTTTCCCTGACATCAGCTTGGGTGCATCGCTTTTATTCATCTGTGCAAAGATCTCCCATGAGGTTGCAGAGGCGGCTAATGCGGTTTTAGGAAGTGTTGTTGATGAGCTTCAAAACAATCCAGTGAAAAGGTGGCAAGCTTATGGGATGTTGAAATATATACTTTCCTCTGGAGATCTGCTCTGGGAATTCAAAAGACATGCTATCGAGTTCTTGCTTGACATAACAAAAGGAGTTACTTCATCTCAATGCAATGATGAGCAAATAGATTGTTCGGACTACACGCCTGGCATCTACGCTACTTTACAG GTTCTTTCTGATATCCCAGCTCCTCATAGGTTTGACGTTTTAAGAGCCCTTGTCACAAATTCCCGGTCTCCTTCAATG ACAGCAATCCTTCTGGGTCTAGTTAAAGACAGCATGAGCAAAAGCAGTTTGCAAGATACAGATTGTGCGGCTGTTGATACGCATGTTATTGAGCTAGTGGAGTTGGTCTTAAGGCCTCCACAGGGAGGTCCTCCACTCCTTCCGGACCAGAGTGATGCG ATCCTGGCGGCACTTAACCTCTACAGGTTTGCACTGTTATTTGAATCGAGAG AATGTGAAGCAGgtaaagagagaagcaaagtCGGCAGTGATATTTTGTCAAAGAAGAATCTGGAGAAAGCGTATAAGGAATGGCTTCTGCCTCTTCGAACTCTTGTGAGCTGCAGCATCGCTGAGAACCTCAAGGAGGATCATGGCCAAGAATCTTCACTCGACGATGTAGGGCTTCTGAACCCAATTGAATTGGTTCTATATCGATGCATCGAGCTCGTGgaagaaaagttgaaaagtCATTAG
- the ALF4 gene encoding aberrant root formation protein (ABERRANT LATERAL ROOT FORMATION 4 (ALF4); INVOLVED IN: lateral root morphogenesis; LOCATED IN: nucleus, cytoplasm; EXPRESSED IN: 21 plant structures; EXPRESSED DURING: 13 growth stages; CONTAINS InterPro DOMAIN/s: Uncharacterised protein family, YAP/Alf4/glomulin (InterPro:IPR013877); Has 23 Blast hits to 23 proteins in 12 species: Archae - 0; Bacteria - 2; Metazoa - 7; Fungi - 0; Plants - 13; Viruses - 0; Other Eukaryotes - 1 (source: NCBI BLink).), translated as MVKFAIINTLTVNETWAKLKSFGVMESSIEGSSESTTVTTSPSRRVRELLALCFSSVEEAGGFQDFESFVTELVSCLDSLYENVALDANNELENDVIEEVLDEILKVLSSPQMDQDVIDALSFHLPKVTSKFADISSRCLQLVEEIVDRFVEACNPRDMLSILCEALDAARCYHSASTCSTPLLHGLSKVFILIQRRHYEQLKVAVPIVLNVLKDISLETDVQVEDLFDKALGIASSIRDVSSKLNNEEEAKVRCLLCLYVIQITAIISVSIRDKAASCIPLVIQLEPFLTSCGLTHLGLITGNDTEKLMSTVAGDDDEFITSFPDISLGASLLFICAKISHEVAEAANAVLGSVVDELQNNPVKRWQAYGMLKYILSSGDLLWEFKRHAIEFLLDITKGVTSSQCNDEQIDCSDYTPGIYATLQAVTLLIMYAPDADLRKKTFEALKRVLSDIPAPHRFDVLRALVTNSRSPSMTAILLGLVKDSMSKSSLQDTDCAAVDTHVIELVELVLRPPQGGPPLLPDQSDAILAALNLYRFALLFESRECEAGKERSKVGSDILSKKNLEKAYKEWLLPLRTLVSCSIAENLKEDHGQESSLDDVGLLNPIELVLYRCIELVEEKLKSH; from the exons ATGGTTAAATTCGCGATTATTAATACTCTCACTGTGAACGAAACTTGGGCGAAATTGAAAAGTTTTGGCGTTATGGAATCGTCCATTGAAGGGAGCTCCGAGTCAACTACTGTCACTACTTCTCCTTCGCGTCGTGTACGAGAACTTTTAGCTTTGTGTTTCAGT TCAGTTGAAGAAGCCGGAGGATTTCAAGACTTTGAGAGTTTTGTGACAGAACTTGTCAGCTGTTTGGATTCTTTGTATGAGAACGTAGCTTTGGATGCTAACAATGAACTGGAGAACGATGTTATTGAAGAAGTATTAgatgaaattttgaaagttttatcaTCTCCTCAAATGGATCAG GATGTTATAGATGCACTGTCATTTCACTTGCCAAAAGTAACTTCCAAGTTTGCAGACATATCAAGCAGATGTTTACAGTTAGTTGAGGAAATCGTTGATCGGTTTGTGGAAGCATGCAATCCACGGGATATGCTTTCAATTCTTTGTGAG GCACTCGATGCTGCACGGTGCTATCATTCAGCCTCCACTTGTTCTACTCCTTTATTGCATGGGCTCTCTAAAG TATTTATTTTGATCCAGAGGCGTCACTACGAGCAATTAAAGGTTGCAGTTCCAATTGTCCTGAACGTTTTGAAGGACATTTCATTGGAAACAGACGTGCAAGTTGAAGATTTATTTGATAAGGCTCTAGGCATTGCCTCTTCAATTCGAGACGTTTCTTCAAAACTG aataacgaagaagaagcaaaagtcCGTTGTCTACTTTGTCTCTATGTGATACAGATAACG GCTATTATTTCAGTTAGCATCAGAGACAAAGCGGCCTCTTGTATTCCTCTGGTGATTCAGTTAGAACCGTTCTTGACATCCTGTGGTTTAACACATCTTGGTTTAATCACGGGGAATGACACTGAAAAATTAATGAGCACGGTTGCTGGAG atgatgatgagtttatCACCTCTTTCCCTGACATCAGCTTGGGTGCATCGCTTTTATTCATCTGTGCAAAGATCTCCCATGAGGTTGCAGAGGCGGCTAATGCGGTTTTAGGAAGTGTTGTTGATGAGCTTCAAAACAATCCAGTGAAAAGGTGGCAAGCTTATGGGATGTTGAAATATATACTTTCCTCTGGAGATCTGCTCTGGGAATTCAAAAGACATGCTATCGAGTTCTTGCTTGACATAACAAAAGGAGTTACTTCATCTCAATGCAATGATGAGCAAATAGATTGTTCGGACTACACGCCTGGCATCTACGCTACTTTACAG GCTGTTACATTACTGATCATGTATGCGCCAGACGCAGATCTGAGGAAAAAGACATTTGAGGCACTGAAGAGG GTTCTTTCTGATATCCCAGCTCCTCATAGGTTTGACGTTTTAAGAGCCCTTGTCACAAATTCCCGGTCTCCTTCAATG ACAGCAATCCTTCTGGGTCTAGTTAAAGACAGCATGAGCAAAAGCAGTTTGCAAGATACAGATTGTGCGGCTGTTGATACGCATGTTATTGAGCTAGTGGAGTTGGTCTTAAGGCCTCCACAGGGAGGTCCTCCACTCCTTCCGGACCAGAGTGATGCG ATCCTGGCGGCACTTAACCTCTACAGGTTTGCACTGTTATTTGAATCGAGAG AATGTGAAGCAGgtaaagagagaagcaaagtCGGCAGTGATATTTTGTCAAAGAAGAATCTGGAGAAAGCGTATAAGGAATGGCTTCTGCCTCTTCGAACTCTTGTGAGCTGCAGCATCGCTGAGAACCTCAAGGAGGATCATGGCCAAGAATCTTCACTCGACGATGTAGGGCTTCTGAACCCAATTGAATTGGTTCTATATCGATGCATCGAGCTCGTGgaagaaaagttgaaaagtCATTAG
- the ALF4 gene encoding aberrant root formation protein: MESSIEGSSESTTVTTSPSRRVRELLALCFSSVEEAGGFQDFESFVTELVSCLDSLYENVALDANNELENDVIEEVLDEILKVLSSPQMDQDVIDALSFHLPKVTSKFADISSRCLQLVEEIVDRFVEACNPRDMLSILCEALDAARCYHSASTCSTPLLHGLSKVFILIQRRHYEQLKVAVPIVLNVLKDISLETDVQVEDLFDKALGIASSIRDVSSKLNNEEEAKVRCLLCLYVIQITAIISVSIRDKAASCIPLVIQLEPFLTSCGLTHLGLITGNDTEKLMSTVAGDDDEFITSFPDISLGASLLFICAKISHEVAEAANAVLGSVVDELQNNPVKRWQAYGMLKYILSSGDLLWEFKRHAIEFLLDITKGVTSSQCNDEQIDCSDYTPGIYATLQAVTLLIMYAPDADLRKKTFEALKRVLSDIPAPHRFDVLRALVTNSRSPSMTAILLGLVKDSMSKSSLQDTDCAAVDTHVIELVELVLRPPQGGPPLLPDQSDAILAALNLYRFALLFESRGKERSKVGSDILSKKNLEKAYKEWLLPLRTLVSCSIAENLKEDHGQESSLDDVGLLNPIELVLYRCIELVEEKLKSH; encoded by the exons ATGGAATCGTCCATTGAAGGGAGCTCCGAGTCAACTACTGTCACTACTTCTCCTTCGCGTCGTGTACGAGAACTTTTAGCTTTGTGTTTCAGT TCAGTTGAAGAAGCCGGAGGATTTCAAGACTTTGAGAGTTTTGTGACAGAACTTGTCAGCTGTTTGGATTCTTTGTATGAGAACGTAGCTTTGGATGCTAACAATGAACTGGAGAACGATGTTATTGAAGAAGTATTAgatgaaattttgaaagttttatcaTCTCCTCAAATGGATCAG GATGTTATAGATGCACTGTCATTTCACTTGCCAAAAGTAACTTCCAAGTTTGCAGACATATCAAGCAGATGTTTACAGTTAGTTGAGGAAATCGTTGATCGGTTTGTGGAAGCATGCAATCCACGGGATATGCTTTCAATTCTTTGTGAG GCACTCGATGCTGCACGGTGCTATCATTCAGCCTCCACTTGTTCTACTCCTTTATTGCATGGGCTCTCTAAAG TATTTATTTTGATCCAGAGGCGTCACTACGAGCAATTAAAGGTTGCAGTTCCAATTGTCCTGAACGTTTTGAAGGACATTTCATTGGAAACAGACGTGCAAGTTGAAGATTTATTTGATAAGGCTCTAGGCATTGCCTCTTCAATTCGAGACGTTTCTTCAAAACTG aataacgaagaagaagcaaaagtcCGTTGTCTACTTTGTCTCTATGTGATACAGATAACG GCTATTATTTCAGTTAGCATCAGAGACAAAGCGGCCTCTTGTATTCCTCTGGTGATTCAGTTAGAACCGTTCTTGACATCCTGTGGTTTAACACATCTTGGTTTAATCACGGGGAATGACACTGAAAAATTAATGAGCACGGTTGCTGGAG atgatgatgagtttatCACCTCTTTCCCTGACATCAGCTTGGGTGCATCGCTTTTATTCATCTGTGCAAAGATCTCCCATGAGGTTGCAGAGGCGGCTAATGCGGTTTTAGGAAGTGTTGTTGATGAGCTTCAAAACAATCCAGTGAAAAGGTGGCAAGCTTATGGGATGTTGAAATATATACTTTCCTCTGGAGATCTGCTCTGGGAATTCAAAAGACATGCTATCGAGTTCTTGCTTGACATAACAAAAGGAGTTACTTCATCTCAATGCAATGATGAGCAAATAGATTGTTCGGACTACACGCCTGGCATCTACGCTACTTTACAG GCTGTTACATTACTGATCATGTATGCGCCAGACGCAGATCTGAGGAAAAAGACATTTGAGGCACTGAAGAGG GTTCTTTCTGATATCCCAGCTCCTCATAGGTTTGACGTTTTAAGAGCCCTTGTCACAAATTCCCGGTCTCCTTCAATG ACAGCAATCCTTCTGGGTCTAGTTAAAGACAGCATGAGCAAAAGCAGTTTGCAAGATACAGATTGTGCGGCTGTTGATACGCATGTTATTGAGCTAGTGGAGTTGGTCTTAAGGCCTCCACAGGGAGGTCCTCCACTCCTTCCGGACCAGAGTGATGCG ATCCTGGCGGCACTTAACCTCTACAGGTTTGCACTGTTATTTGAATCGAGAG gtaaagagagaagcaaagtCGGCAGTGATATTTTGTCAAAGAAGAATCTGGAGAAAGCGTATAAGGAATGGCTTCTGCCTCTTCGAACTCTTGTGAGCTGCAGCATCGCTGAGAACCTCAAGGAGGATCATGGCCAAGAATCTTCACTCGACGATGTAGGGCTTCTGAACCCAATTGAATTGGTTCTATATCGATGCATCGAGCTCGTGgaagaaaagttgaaaagtCATTAG
- the ALF4 gene encoding aberrant root formation protein (ABERRANT LATERAL ROOT FORMATION 4 (ALF4); INVOLVED IN: lateral root morphogenesis; LOCATED IN: nucleus, cytoplasm; EXPRESSED IN: 21 plant structures; EXPRESSED DURING: 13 growth stages; CONTAINS InterPro DOMAIN/s: Uncharacterised protein family, YAP/Alf4/glomulin (InterPro:IPR013877); Has 14 Blast hits to 14 proteins in 8 species: Archae - 0; Bacteria - 2; Metazoa - 2; Fungi - 0; Plants - 9; Viruses - 0; Other Eukaryotes - 1 (source: NCBI BLink).) — protein sequence MESSIEGSSESTTVTTSPSRRVRELLALCFSSVEEAGGFQDFESFVTELVSCLDSLYENVALDANNELENDVIEEVLDEILKVLSSPQMDQDVIDALSFHLPKVTSKFADISSRCLQLVEEIVDRFVEACNPRDMLSILCEALDAARCYHSASTCSTPLLHGLSKVFILIQRRHYEQLKVAVPIVLNVLKDISLETDVQVEDLFDKALGIASSIRDVSSKLNNEEEAKVRCLLCLYVIQITAIISVSIRDKAASCIPLVIQLEPFLTSCGLTHLGLITGNDTEKLMSTVAGDDDEFITSFPDISLGASLLFICAKISHEVAEAANAVLGSVVDELQNNPVKRWQAYGMLKYILSSGDLLWEFKRHAIEFLLDITKGVTSSQCNDEQIDCSDYTPGIYATLQVLSDIPAPHRFDVLRALVTNSRSPSMTAILLGLVKDSMSKSSLQDTDCAAVDTHVIELVELVLRPPQGGPPLLPDQSDAILAALNLYRFALLFESRGKERSKVGSDILSKKNLEKAYKEWLLPLRTLVSCSIAENLKEDHGQESSLDDVGLLNPIELVLYRCIELVEEKLKSH from the exons ATGGAATCGTCCATTGAAGGGAGCTCCGAGTCAACTACTGTCACTACTTCTCCTTCGCGTCGTGTACGAGAACTTTTAGCTTTGTGTTTCAGT TCAGTTGAAGAAGCCGGAGGATTTCAAGACTTTGAGAGTTTTGTGACAGAACTTGTCAGCTGTTTGGATTCTTTGTATGAGAACGTAGCTTTGGATGCTAACAATGAACTGGAGAACGATGTTATTGAAGAAGTATTAgatgaaattttgaaagttttatcaTCTCCTCAAATGGATCAG GATGTTATAGATGCACTGTCATTTCACTTGCCAAAAGTAACTTCCAAGTTTGCAGACATATCAAGCAGATGTTTACAGTTAGTTGAGGAAATCGTTGATCGGTTTGTGGAAGCATGCAATCCACGGGATATGCTTTCAATTCTTTGTGAG GCACTCGATGCTGCACGGTGCTATCATTCAGCCTCCACTTGTTCTACTCCTTTATTGCATGGGCTCTCTAAAG TATTTATTTTGATCCAGAGGCGTCACTACGAGCAATTAAAGGTTGCAGTTCCAATTGTCCTGAACGTTTTGAAGGACATTTCATTGGAAACAGACGTGCAAGTTGAAGATTTATTTGATAAGGCTCTAGGCATTGCCTCTTCAATTCGAGACGTTTCTTCAAAACTG aataacgaagaagaagcaaaagtcCGTTGTCTACTTTGTCTCTATGTGATACAGATAACG GCTATTATTTCAGTTAGCATCAGAGACAAAGCGGCCTCTTGTATTCCTCTGGTGATTCAGTTAGAACCGTTCTTGACATCCTGTGGTTTAACACATCTTGGTTTAATCACGGGGAATGACACTGAAAAATTAATGAGCACGGTTGCTGGAG atgatgatgagtttatCACCTCTTTCCCTGACATCAGCTTGGGTGCATCGCTTTTATTCATCTGTGCAAAGATCTCCCATGAGGTTGCAGAGGCGGCTAATGCGGTTTTAGGAAGTGTTGTTGATGAGCTTCAAAACAATCCAGTGAAAAGGTGGCAAGCTTATGGGATGTTGAAATATATACTTTCCTCTGGAGATCTGCTCTGGGAATTCAAAAGACATGCTATCGAGTTCTTGCTTGACATAACAAAAGGAGTTACTTCATCTCAATGCAATGATGAGCAAATAGATTGTTCGGACTACACGCCTGGCATCTACGCTACTTTACAG GTTCTTTCTGATATCCCAGCTCCTCATAGGTTTGACGTTTTAAGAGCCCTTGTCACAAATTCCCGGTCTCCTTCAATG ACAGCAATCCTTCTGGGTCTAGTTAAAGACAGCATGAGCAAAAGCAGTTTGCAAGATACAGATTGTGCGGCTGTTGATACGCATGTTATTGAGCTAGTGGAGTTGGTCTTAAGGCCTCCACAGGGAGGTCCTCCACTCCTTCCGGACCAGAGTGATGCG ATCCTGGCGGCACTTAACCTCTACAGGTTTGCACTGTTATTTGAATCGAGAG gtaaagagagaagcaaagtCGGCAGTGATATTTTGTCAAAGAAGAATCTGGAGAAAGCGTATAAGGAATGGCTTCTGCCTCTTCGAACTCTTGTGAGCTGCAGCATCGCTGAGAACCTCAAGGAGGATCATGGCCAAGAATCTTCACTCGACGATGTAGGGCTTCTGAACCCAATTGAATTGGTTCTATATCGATGCATCGAGCTCGTGgaagaaaagttgaaaagtCATTAG
- the ALF4 gene encoding aberrant root formation protein, protein MESSIEGSSESTTVTTSPSRRVRELLALCFSSVEEAGGFQDFESFVTELVSCLDSLYENVALDANNELENDVIEEVLDEILKVLSSPQMDQDVIDALSFHLPKVTSKFADISSRCLQLVEEIVDRFVEACNPRDMLSILCEALDAARCYHSASTCSTPLLHGLSKVFILIQRRHYEQLKVAVPIVLNVLKDISLETDVQVEDLFDKALGIASSIRDVSSKLNNEEEAKVRCLLCLYVIQITAIISVSIRDKAASCIPLVIQLEPFLTSCGLTHLGLITGNDTEKLMSTVAGDDDEFITSFPDISLGASLLFICAKISHEVAEAANAVLGSVVDELQNNPVKRWQAYGMLKYILSSGDLLWEFKRHAIEFLLDITKGVTSSQCNDEQIDCSDYTPGIYATLQAVTLLIMYAPDADLRKKTFEALKRVLSDIPAPHRFDVLRALVTNSRSPSMTAILLGLVKDSMSKSSLQDTDCAAVDTHVIELVELVLRPPQGGPPLLPDQSDAILAALNLYRFALLFESRGKKSYTL, encoded by the exons ATGGAATCGTCCATTGAAGGGAGCTCCGAGTCAACTACTGTCACTACTTCTCCTTCGCGTCGTGTACGAGAACTTTTAGCTTTGTGTTTCAGT TCAGTTGAAGAAGCCGGAGGATTTCAAGACTTTGAGAGTTTTGTGACAGAACTTGTCAGCTGTTTGGATTCTTTGTATGAGAACGTAGCTTTGGATGCTAACAATGAACTGGAGAACGATGTTATTGAAGAAGTATTAgatgaaattttgaaagttttatcaTCTCCTCAAATGGATCAG GATGTTATAGATGCACTGTCATTTCACTTGCCAAAAGTAACTTCCAAGTTTGCAGACATATCAAGCAGATGTTTACAGTTAGTTGAGGAAATCGTTGATCGGTTTGTGGAAGCATGCAATCCACGGGATATGCTTTCAATTCTTTGTGAG GCACTCGATGCTGCACGGTGCTATCATTCAGCCTCCACTTGTTCTACTCCTTTATTGCATGGGCTCTCTAAAG TATTTATTTTGATCCAGAGGCGTCACTACGAGCAATTAAAGGTTGCAGTTCCAATTGTCCTGAACGTTTTGAAGGACATTTCATTGGAAACAGACGTGCAAGTTGAAGATTTATTTGATAAGGCTCTAGGCATTGCCTCTTCAATTCGAGACGTTTCTTCAAAACTG aataacgaagaagaagcaaaagtcCGTTGTCTACTTTGTCTCTATGTGATACAGATAACG GCTATTATTTCAGTTAGCATCAGAGACAAAGCGGCCTCTTGTATTCCTCTGGTGATTCAGTTAGAACCGTTCTTGACATCCTGTGGTTTAACACATCTTGGTTTAATCACGGGGAATGACACTGAAAAATTAATGAGCACGGTTGCTGGAG atgatgatgagtttatCACCTCTTTCCCTGACATCAGCTTGGGTGCATCGCTTTTATTCATCTGTGCAAAGATCTCCCATGAGGTTGCAGAGGCGGCTAATGCGGTTTTAGGAAGTGTTGTTGATGAGCTTCAAAACAATCCAGTGAAAAGGTGGCAAGCTTATGGGATGTTGAAATATATACTTTCCTCTGGAGATCTGCTCTGGGAATTCAAAAGACATGCTATCGAGTTCTTGCTTGACATAACAAAAGGAGTTACTTCATCTCAATGCAATGATGAGCAAATAGATTGTTCGGACTACACGCCTGGCATCTACGCTACTTTACAG GCTGTTACATTACTGATCATGTATGCGCCAGACGCAGATCTGAGGAAAAAGACATTTGAGGCACTGAAGAGG GTTCTTTCTGATATCCCAGCTCCTCATAGGTTTGACGTTTTAAGAGCCCTTGTCACAAATTCCCGGTCTCCTTCAATG ACAGCAATCCTTCTGGGTCTAGTTAAAGACAGCATGAGCAAAAGCAGTTTGCAAGATACAGATTGTGCGGCTGTTGATACGCATGTTATTGAGCTAGTGGAGTTGGTCTTAAGGCCTCCACAGGGAGGTCCTCCACTCCTTCCGGACCAGAGTGATGCG ATCCTGGCGGCACTTAACCTCTACAGGTTTGCACTGTTATTTGAATCGAGAGGTAAAAAGTCGTATACCCtctaa